Proteins encoded by one window of Channa argus isolate prfri chromosome 13, Channa argus male v1.0, whole genome shotgun sequence:
- the slc6a17 gene encoding sodium-dependent neutral amino acid transporter SLC6A17 isoform X2, translating into MPKNTKVTQQEHSSEPVTESVADLLSLEHPMDYKSSQMSMGLSPGSTAPGKALLPSPDPDAEDGRPAWNNKMEYILAQVGFSVGLGNVWRFPYLCQKNGGGAYLVPYFILLLLIGIPLFFLELAVGQRIRRGSIGVWNYICPQLGGIGVSSLMVCGFVGLYYNVIIGWSIFYFFQSFQYPLPWAECPILRNESQAIVEPECEKSSATTYFWYRQTLNITSSIDDTGGLNWKMTLSLLVAWIMVCLAVIKGIQSSGKLEKMLEPQVWREAATQVFFALGLGFGGVIAFSSYNKRDNNCHFDAALVSIINFLTSILATLVVFAVLGFKANIMNEKCVVENAEKILGYINSGVLSKELIPPHINFSQLSAQDYTEMYGVIKTVKEESFDQLGLDACVLEDELNKAVQGTGLAFIAFTEAMTHFPASPFWSVMFFFMLINLGLGSMIGTMTGITTPILDAFKIRKEILCVVCCIIAFLLGLLFVQRSGNYFVTMFDDYSAGLPLIVVVILENISVAWIYGTKRFMQDLEDMLGFRPYAFYYYMWRYVSPAVLVVLTFASIIEMAISPAGYNAWVESEGAERFHSYPPWALGMAYTLVVVAMLPLPVVFIARQFNLISDGSNKLSVSYHKGMMKDISNLEEQDEQRFILSKNPSEAPSPMPAHRAYLGPGGTQEMTNTNYGTSTKTGYQNIGSPESEL; encoded by the exons ATGCCAAAGAATACCAAGGTGACCCAGCAGGAGCACAGCAGCGAGCCGGTCACTGAGTCTGTGGCTGATTTGCTGTCCCTCGAGCACCCCATGGACTATAAAAGCAGTCAGATGAGTATGGGCCTGAGTCCTGGCTCTACTGCTCCAGGAAAGGCCCTGTTACCCTCCCCTGACCCAGACGCTGAGGACGGCCGACCAGCCTGGAACAACAAGATGGAGTACATCCTGGCCCAAGTGGGCTTCTCTGTGGGTCTGGGTAATGTCTGGAGGTTTCCCTACCTGTGCCAGAAAAATGGTGGAG GCGCATACTTGGTTCCCTACTTTATTCTGCTCCTCCTCATTGGCATCCCCTTGTTCTTCCTGGAGCTGGCAGTGGGTCAGAGGATCAGGCGTGGCAGTATCGGTGTGTGGAACTACATCTGCCCACAGCTAGGGGGTATCGGGGTTTCCAGTCTAATG GTTTGCGGTTTTGTGGGCCTCTATTATAATGTGATTATCGGCTGGAGCATCTTTTATTTCTTCCAGTCTTTCCAGTATCCACTGCCGTGGGCTGAATGCCCCATCCTGAGAAATGAATCCCAAGCCA TCGTGGAGCCAGAGTGTGAGAAGAGTTCGGCCACCACTTACTTCTGGTACCGCCAGACTCTCAACATTACCAGCTCCATTGATGACACAGGCGGCCTGAACTGGAAGATGACCCTGTCCCTGCTTGTGGCTTGGATTATGGTCTGTCTGGCGGTCATCAAAGGCATCCAGTCATCTGGGAAG CTGGAAAAGATGCTGGAGCCACAGGTGTGGAGAGAAGCAGCCACCCAGGTATTCTTTGCCCTTGGTCTGGGTTTTGGAGGAGTCATTGCTTTCTCCAGCTACAACAAGCGAGACAACAACTGCCACTTTGATGCAGCACTGGTCTCCATCATCAACTTTCTTACCTCGATCCTGGCCACTTTGGTAGTGTTCGCTGTCCTGGGGTTCAAGGCGAACATTATGAATGAGAAGTGCGTTGTGGA GAATGCAGAGAAGATCCTGGGATACATAAATAGTGGTGTGCTGAGCAAAGAGCTGATCCCACCTCACATCAACTTCTCCCAGCTGTCCGCTCAGGACTACACAGAGATGTACGGTGTCATTAAGACAGTGAAGGAGGAAAGCTTTGACCAGCTGGGTCTGGATGCCTGTGTGCTGGAGGATGAACTCAACAAG GCAGTTCAGGGCACTGGCCTGGCGTTCATCGCCTTCACAGAGGCCATGACACATTTCCCTGCTAGTCCCTTCTGGTCTGTCATGTTCTTCTTCATGCTGATCAACTTGGGGTTGGGAAGCATGATCGGCACCATGACTGGCATCACCACACCCATTCTGGATGCTTTCAAGATCCGCAAAGAGATCCTGTGCG TGGTTTGCTGTATCATAGCCTTCCTGTTAGGCCTGCTGTTTGTTCAGCGCTCAGGGAACTACTTTGTCACCATGTTTGATGACTACTCCGCTGGTTTGCCTCTCATTGTGGTGGTGATCCTTGAGAACATCTCTGTAGCTTGGATCTACGGCACTAAGAG GTTCATGCAGGACCTGGAGGACATGCTTGGTTTCAGGCCATATGCTTTCTATTACTACATGTGGAGGTACGTGTCGCCAGCTGTATTGGTGGTGCTCACCTTTGCCAGCATCATTGAAATGGCCATCAGTCCTGCAGGATACAATGCCTGGGTGGAGTCTGAG GGTGCAGAGCGTTTCCACAGTTATCCTCCCTGGGCTTTAGGCATGGCCTATACCCTCGTCGTTGTGGCCATGCTGCCTTTACCTGTGGTTTTCATTGCCCGCCAGTTCAACCTAATCTCAGATGGTTCCAACAAGCTTTCTGTCTCCTACCATAAAGGCATGATGAAGGACATCTCCAACCTGGAAGAGCAAGATGAGCAGCGCTTCATTCTCAGCAAGAACCCCAGCGAGGCACCCTCCCCAATGCCCGCCCACCGTGCATACCTGGGTCCTGGTGGCACCCAGGAAATGACCAACACCAACTATGGCACCAGCACCAAAACGGGCTACCAGAACATCGGCTCACCTGAGTCTGAGTTATGA
- the slc6a17 gene encoding sodium-dependent neutral amino acid transporter SLC6A17 isoform X1: MPKNTKVTQQEHSSEPVTESVADLLSLEHPMDYKSSQMSMGLSPGSTAPGKALLPSPDPDAEDGRPAWNNKMEYILAQVGFSVGLGNVWRFPYLCQKNGGGAYLVPYFILLLLIGIPLFFLELAVGQRIRRGSIGVWNYICPQLGGIGVSSLMVCGFVGLYYNVIIGWSIFYFFQSFQYPLPWAECPILRNESQAIVEPECEKSSATTYFWYRQTLNITSSIDDTGGLNWKMTLSLLVAWIMVCLAVIKGIQSSGKVMYFSSLFPYLVLFCFLVQGLLLKGAVDGIAHMFTPKLEKMLEPQVWREAATQVFFALGLGFGGVIAFSSYNKRDNNCHFDAALVSIINFLTSILATLVVFAVLGFKANIMNEKCVVENAEKILGYINSGVLSKELIPPHINFSQLSAQDYTEMYGVIKTVKEESFDQLGLDACVLEDELNKAVQGTGLAFIAFTEAMTHFPASPFWSVMFFFMLINLGLGSMIGTMTGITTPILDAFKIRKEILCVVCCIIAFLLGLLFVQRSGNYFVTMFDDYSAGLPLIVVVILENISVAWIYGTKRFMQDLEDMLGFRPYAFYYYMWRYVSPAVLVVLTFASIIEMAISPAGYNAWVESEGAERFHSYPPWALGMAYTLVVVAMLPLPVVFIARQFNLISDGSNKLSVSYHKGMMKDISNLEEQDEQRFILSKNPSEAPSPMPAHRAYLGPGGTQEMTNTNYGTSTKTGYQNIGSPESEL, encoded by the exons ATGCCAAAGAATACCAAGGTGACCCAGCAGGAGCACAGCAGCGAGCCGGTCACTGAGTCTGTGGCTGATTTGCTGTCCCTCGAGCACCCCATGGACTATAAAAGCAGTCAGATGAGTATGGGCCTGAGTCCTGGCTCTACTGCTCCAGGAAAGGCCCTGTTACCCTCCCCTGACCCAGACGCTGAGGACGGCCGACCAGCCTGGAACAACAAGATGGAGTACATCCTGGCCCAAGTGGGCTTCTCTGTGGGTCTGGGTAATGTCTGGAGGTTTCCCTACCTGTGCCAGAAAAATGGTGGAG GCGCATACTTGGTTCCCTACTTTATTCTGCTCCTCCTCATTGGCATCCCCTTGTTCTTCCTGGAGCTGGCAGTGGGTCAGAGGATCAGGCGTGGCAGTATCGGTGTGTGGAACTACATCTGCCCACAGCTAGGGGGTATCGGGGTTTCCAGTCTAATG GTTTGCGGTTTTGTGGGCCTCTATTATAATGTGATTATCGGCTGGAGCATCTTTTATTTCTTCCAGTCTTTCCAGTATCCACTGCCGTGGGCTGAATGCCCCATCCTGAGAAATGAATCCCAAGCCA TCGTGGAGCCAGAGTGTGAGAAGAGTTCGGCCACCACTTACTTCTGGTACCGCCAGACTCTCAACATTACCAGCTCCATTGATGACACAGGCGGCCTGAACTGGAAGATGACCCTGTCCCTGCTTGTGGCTTGGATTATGGTCTGTCTGGCGGTCATCAAAGGCATCCAGTCATCTGGGAAG GTGATGTACTTCAGCTCCCTTTTCCCCTATCTGgtgcttttctgtttcctggTACAAGGTTTGCTACTGAAGGGAGCGGTGGACGGCATTGCTCACATGTTCACCCCTAAG CTGGAAAAGATGCTGGAGCCACAGGTGTGGAGAGAAGCAGCCACCCAGGTATTCTTTGCCCTTGGTCTGGGTTTTGGAGGAGTCATTGCTTTCTCCAGCTACAACAAGCGAGACAACAACTGCCACTTTGATGCAGCACTGGTCTCCATCATCAACTTTCTTACCTCGATCCTGGCCACTTTGGTAGTGTTCGCTGTCCTGGGGTTCAAGGCGAACATTATGAATGAGAAGTGCGTTGTGGA GAATGCAGAGAAGATCCTGGGATACATAAATAGTGGTGTGCTGAGCAAAGAGCTGATCCCACCTCACATCAACTTCTCCCAGCTGTCCGCTCAGGACTACACAGAGATGTACGGTGTCATTAAGACAGTGAAGGAGGAAAGCTTTGACCAGCTGGGTCTGGATGCCTGTGTGCTGGAGGATGAACTCAACAAG GCAGTTCAGGGCACTGGCCTGGCGTTCATCGCCTTCACAGAGGCCATGACACATTTCCCTGCTAGTCCCTTCTGGTCTGTCATGTTCTTCTTCATGCTGATCAACTTGGGGTTGGGAAGCATGATCGGCACCATGACTGGCATCACCACACCCATTCTGGATGCTTTCAAGATCCGCAAAGAGATCCTGTGCG TGGTTTGCTGTATCATAGCCTTCCTGTTAGGCCTGCTGTTTGTTCAGCGCTCAGGGAACTACTTTGTCACCATGTTTGATGACTACTCCGCTGGTTTGCCTCTCATTGTGGTGGTGATCCTTGAGAACATCTCTGTAGCTTGGATCTACGGCACTAAGAG GTTCATGCAGGACCTGGAGGACATGCTTGGTTTCAGGCCATATGCTTTCTATTACTACATGTGGAGGTACGTGTCGCCAGCTGTATTGGTGGTGCTCACCTTTGCCAGCATCATTGAAATGGCCATCAGTCCTGCAGGATACAATGCCTGGGTGGAGTCTGAG GGTGCAGAGCGTTTCCACAGTTATCCTCCCTGGGCTTTAGGCATGGCCTATACCCTCGTCGTTGTGGCCATGCTGCCTTTACCTGTGGTTTTCATTGCCCGCCAGTTCAACCTAATCTCAGATGGTTCCAACAAGCTTTCTGTCTCCTACCATAAAGGCATGATGAAGGACATCTCCAACCTGGAAGAGCAAGATGAGCAGCGCTTCATTCTCAGCAAGAACCCCAGCGAGGCACCCTCCCCAATGCCCGCCCACCGTGCATACCTGGGTCCTGGTGGCACCCAGGAAATGACCAACACCAACTATGGCACCAGCACCAAAACGGGCTACCAGAACATCGGCTCACCTGAGTCTGAGTTATGA
- the slc6a17 gene encoding sodium-dependent neutral amino acid transporter SLC6A17 isoform X3 yields MPKNTKVTQQEHSSEPVTESVADLLSLEHPMDYKSSQMSMGLSPGSTAPGKALLPSPDPDAEDGRPAWNNKMEYILAQVGFSVGLGNVWRFPYLCQKNGGGAYLVPYFILLLLIGIPLFFLELAVGQRIRRGSIGVWNYICPQLGGIGVSSLMVCGFVGLYYNVIIGWSIFYFFQSFQYPLPWAECPILRNESQAIVEPECEKSSATTYFWYRQTLNITSSIDDTGGLNWKMTLSLLVAWIMVCLAVIKGIQSSGKVMYFSSLFPYLVLFCFLVQGLLLKGAVDGIAHMFTPKLEKMLEPQVWREAATQVFFALGLGFGGVIAFSSYNKRDNNCHFDAALVSIINFLTSILATLVVFAVLGFKANIMNEKCVVENAEKILGYINSGVLSKELIPPHINFSQLSAQDYTEMYGVIKTVKEESFDQLGLDACVLEDELNKAVQGTGLAFIAFTEAMTHFPASPFWSVMFFFMLINLGLGSMIGTMTGITTPILDAFKIRKEILCVVCCIIAFLLGLLFVQRSGNYFVTMFDDYSAGLPLIVVVILENISVAWIYGTKR; encoded by the exons ATGCCAAAGAATACCAAGGTGACCCAGCAGGAGCACAGCAGCGAGCCGGTCACTGAGTCTGTGGCTGATTTGCTGTCCCTCGAGCACCCCATGGACTATAAAAGCAGTCAGATGAGTATGGGCCTGAGTCCTGGCTCTACTGCTCCAGGAAAGGCCCTGTTACCCTCCCCTGACCCAGACGCTGAGGACGGCCGACCAGCCTGGAACAACAAGATGGAGTACATCCTGGCCCAAGTGGGCTTCTCTGTGGGTCTGGGTAATGTCTGGAGGTTTCCCTACCTGTGCCAGAAAAATGGTGGAG GCGCATACTTGGTTCCCTACTTTATTCTGCTCCTCCTCATTGGCATCCCCTTGTTCTTCCTGGAGCTGGCAGTGGGTCAGAGGATCAGGCGTGGCAGTATCGGTGTGTGGAACTACATCTGCCCACAGCTAGGGGGTATCGGGGTTTCCAGTCTAATG GTTTGCGGTTTTGTGGGCCTCTATTATAATGTGATTATCGGCTGGAGCATCTTTTATTTCTTCCAGTCTTTCCAGTATCCACTGCCGTGGGCTGAATGCCCCATCCTGAGAAATGAATCCCAAGCCA TCGTGGAGCCAGAGTGTGAGAAGAGTTCGGCCACCACTTACTTCTGGTACCGCCAGACTCTCAACATTACCAGCTCCATTGATGACACAGGCGGCCTGAACTGGAAGATGACCCTGTCCCTGCTTGTGGCTTGGATTATGGTCTGTCTGGCGGTCATCAAAGGCATCCAGTCATCTGGGAAG GTGATGTACTTCAGCTCCCTTTTCCCCTATCTGgtgcttttctgtttcctggTACAAGGTTTGCTACTGAAGGGAGCGGTGGACGGCATTGCTCACATGTTCACCCCTAAG CTGGAAAAGATGCTGGAGCCACAGGTGTGGAGAGAAGCAGCCACCCAGGTATTCTTTGCCCTTGGTCTGGGTTTTGGAGGAGTCATTGCTTTCTCCAGCTACAACAAGCGAGACAACAACTGCCACTTTGATGCAGCACTGGTCTCCATCATCAACTTTCTTACCTCGATCCTGGCCACTTTGGTAGTGTTCGCTGTCCTGGGGTTCAAGGCGAACATTATGAATGAGAAGTGCGTTGTGGA GAATGCAGAGAAGATCCTGGGATACATAAATAGTGGTGTGCTGAGCAAAGAGCTGATCCCACCTCACATCAACTTCTCCCAGCTGTCCGCTCAGGACTACACAGAGATGTACGGTGTCATTAAGACAGTGAAGGAGGAAAGCTTTGACCAGCTGGGTCTGGATGCCTGTGTGCTGGAGGATGAACTCAACAAG GCAGTTCAGGGCACTGGCCTGGCGTTCATCGCCTTCACAGAGGCCATGACACATTTCCCTGCTAGTCCCTTCTGGTCTGTCATGTTCTTCTTCATGCTGATCAACTTGGGGTTGGGAAGCATGATCGGCACCATGACTGGCATCACCACACCCATTCTGGATGCTTTCAAGATCCGCAAAGAGATCCTGTGCG TGGTTTGCTGTATCATAGCCTTCCTGTTAGGCCTGCTGTTTGTTCAGCGCTCAGGGAACTACTTTGTCACCATGTTTGATGACTACTCCGCTGGTTTGCCTCTCATTGTGGTGGTGATCCTTGAGAACATCTCTGTAGCTTGGATCTACGGCACTAAGAGGTGA
- the slc6a17 gene encoding sodium-dependent neutral amino acid transporter SLC6A17 isoform X4, with protein sequence MPKNTKVTQQEHSSEPVTESVADLLSLEHPMDYKSSQMSMGLSPGSTAPGKALLPSPDPDAEDGRPAWNNKMEYILAQVGFSVGLGNVWRFPYLCQKNGGGAYLVPYFILLLLIGIPLFFLELAVGQRIRRGSIGVWNYICPQLGGIGVSSLMVCGFVGLYYNVIIGWSIFYFFQSFQYPLPWAECPILRNESQAIVEPECEKSSATTYFWYRQTLNITSSIDDTGGLNWKMTLSLLVAWIMVCLAVIKGIQSSGKVMYFSSLFPYLVLFCFLVQGLLLKGAVDGIAHMFTPKLEKMLEPQVWREAATQVFFALGLGFGGVIAFSSYNKRDNNCHFDAALVSIINFLTSILATLVVFAVLGFKANIMNEKCVVENAEKILGYINSGVLSKELIPPHINFSQLSAQDYTEMYGVIKTVKEESFDQLGLDACVLEDELNKVTLGDFKARDRK encoded by the exons ATGCCAAAGAATACCAAGGTGACCCAGCAGGAGCACAGCAGCGAGCCGGTCACTGAGTCTGTGGCTGATTTGCTGTCCCTCGAGCACCCCATGGACTATAAAAGCAGTCAGATGAGTATGGGCCTGAGTCCTGGCTCTACTGCTCCAGGAAAGGCCCTGTTACCCTCCCCTGACCCAGACGCTGAGGACGGCCGACCAGCCTGGAACAACAAGATGGAGTACATCCTGGCCCAAGTGGGCTTCTCTGTGGGTCTGGGTAATGTCTGGAGGTTTCCCTACCTGTGCCAGAAAAATGGTGGAG GCGCATACTTGGTTCCCTACTTTATTCTGCTCCTCCTCATTGGCATCCCCTTGTTCTTCCTGGAGCTGGCAGTGGGTCAGAGGATCAGGCGTGGCAGTATCGGTGTGTGGAACTACATCTGCCCACAGCTAGGGGGTATCGGGGTTTCCAGTCTAATG GTTTGCGGTTTTGTGGGCCTCTATTATAATGTGATTATCGGCTGGAGCATCTTTTATTTCTTCCAGTCTTTCCAGTATCCACTGCCGTGGGCTGAATGCCCCATCCTGAGAAATGAATCCCAAGCCA TCGTGGAGCCAGAGTGTGAGAAGAGTTCGGCCACCACTTACTTCTGGTACCGCCAGACTCTCAACATTACCAGCTCCATTGATGACACAGGCGGCCTGAACTGGAAGATGACCCTGTCCCTGCTTGTGGCTTGGATTATGGTCTGTCTGGCGGTCATCAAAGGCATCCAGTCATCTGGGAAG GTGATGTACTTCAGCTCCCTTTTCCCCTATCTGgtgcttttctgtttcctggTACAAGGTTTGCTACTGAAGGGAGCGGTGGACGGCATTGCTCACATGTTCACCCCTAAG CTGGAAAAGATGCTGGAGCCACAGGTGTGGAGAGAAGCAGCCACCCAGGTATTCTTTGCCCTTGGTCTGGGTTTTGGAGGAGTCATTGCTTTCTCCAGCTACAACAAGCGAGACAACAACTGCCACTTTGATGCAGCACTGGTCTCCATCATCAACTTTCTTACCTCGATCCTGGCCACTTTGGTAGTGTTCGCTGTCCTGGGGTTCAAGGCGAACATTATGAATGAGAAGTGCGTTGTGGA GAATGCAGAGAAGATCCTGGGATACATAAATAGTGGTGTGCTGAGCAAAGAGCTGATCCCACCTCACATCAACTTCTCCCAGCTGTCCGCTCAGGACTACACAGAGATGTACGGTGTCATTAAGACAGTGAAGGAGGAAAGCTTTGACCAGCTGGGTCTGGATGCCTGTGTGCTGGAGGATGAACTCAACAAGGTGACTTTGGGTGACTTCAAAGCCAGAGATAGGAAATAA